One Roseomonas sp. OT10 DNA window includes the following coding sequences:
- a CDS encoding cytochrome c oxidase assembly protein has translation MDPATLPYCGAPPLPGAAGWNLDPVLLAALLLALPVLWRGARPGGRGLVLGGWAVLALALVSPLCSLSVALFSARVAQHLLIVLVAAPLLAAGWRDAVRPPGAAGLLGSAGAFALALWTWHLPLPYAATFASTPAYWAMHLTLLASAAWLWRGLWQGASSRPELAFAAGIGTAAQSGLLGAMLTLAPRPLFAPHAGTTLPWGLTPLEDQQLGGLLMWVPGGLAFAVLAVAAAAALLRPIAHDPVGRAPRP, from the coding sequence ATGGACCCTGCCACCCTTCCCTATTGCGGCGCGCCGCCCCTGCCCGGCGCGGCGGGTTGGAACCTGGACCCGGTGCTGCTCGCCGCGCTGCTCCTGGCCCTGCCGGTGCTGTGGCGCGGGGCACGGCCGGGCGGGCGAGGCCTCGTCCTGGGCGGCTGGGCGGTGCTGGCCCTGGCGCTGGTCTCGCCGCTGTGCAGCCTGTCGGTCGCGCTGTTCTCGGCACGGGTGGCGCAGCACCTGCTGATCGTGCTGGTCGCGGCGCCGCTGCTCGCCGCCGGCTGGCGCGACGCCGTCCGCCCGCCCGGGGCCGCGGGGCTGCTGGGGTCGGCCGGCGCCTTCGCCCTGGCGCTCTGGACCTGGCACCTGCCGCTGCCCTATGCGGCGACCTTCGCCAGCACCCCGGCCTACTGGGCCATGCACCTGACCCTCCTGGCCAGTGCCGCCTGGCTCTGGCGCGGGCTGTGGCAGGGTGCGTCGTCGCGGCCTGAACTGGCCTTCGCCGCCGGGATCGGCACGGCCGCGCAATCCGGGCTGCTCGGCGCCATGCTGACCCTGGCGCCGCGGCCGCTCTTCGCGCCGCATGCCGGCACCACCCTGCCCTGGGGCCTGACGCCGCTGGAGGACCAGCAGCTCGGCGGGCTGCTGATGTGGGTGCCGGGCGGGCTGGCCTTCGCCGTGCTGGCCGTCGCCGCCGCCGCCGCGCTGCTGCGTCCGATCGCAC
- the sugE gene encoding quaternary ammonium compound efflux SMR transporter SugE, translating to MMAWIILFVAGLLEVGWAVGLKQTDGFTRPIPTVLTLAAMVASVVLLGLALRSLPLGTAYAVWTGIGTVGTVLVGMALFGEPADALRLGCIALIVGGIAGLKMLSPQ from the coding sequence ATGATGGCCTGGATCATTCTCTTCGTCGCCGGATTGCTGGAGGTCGGCTGGGCCGTGGGGCTCAAGCAGACGGACGGCTTCACCCGCCCCATCCCCACCGTGCTGACCCTGGCCGCGATGGTCGCCAGCGTCGTCCTGCTGGGCCTGGCCCTGCGCAGCCTGCCGCTGGGCACCGCCTATGCCGTCTGGACGGGGATCGGCACGGTCGGCACCGTGCTGGTCGGCATGGCGCTGTTCGGCGAGCCGGCCGATGCCCTGCGCCTCGGCTGCATCGCCCTCATCGTCGGCGGGATCGCCGGGCTGAAGATGCTGTCGCCGCAGTGA
- a CDS encoding polysaccharide deacetylase family protein, whose protein sequence is MPDADAPKPPAPKPWEWPEETWRKITGRARAGRSMRPALWPDGARCCVTLSFDADHDTIPLRDADESPMRISQGQYGNRQGIPRIRALLDRHGVKASFFYPAVSALLYPDEVRAVAEEGHEIGIHSWIHEANTSLPPGVERDLTFRAADTLEKVSGRRPVGIRTASWDFSVDTMSIIRELGLLYDSSLMADDDPYELVADGEPTGIVELPPEWIRDDAPYFNFVRFSALRPYTAPSAVEEIFRAEFDGAYAEGGLFLLTMHPHVIGHRSRIALLDRLVTYIRGHGDVCFMTHEEVARYCKAQAAG, encoded by the coding sequence ATGCCCGATGCCGATGCGCCGAAGCCCCCTGCGCCGAAGCCCTGGGAATGGCCCGAGGAAACCTGGCGGAAGATCACCGGCCGGGCACGGGCCGGGCGGTCGATGCGCCCCGCGCTGTGGCCGGACGGGGCGCGCTGCTGCGTCACCCTCTCCTTCGACGCGGACCACGACACCATCCCGCTGCGCGACGCGGACGAGAGCCCGATGCGGATCAGCCAGGGCCAGTACGGCAACCGCCAGGGCATTCCGCGAATCCGCGCGCTGCTCGACCGGCACGGGGTAAAGGCGAGCTTCTTCTACCCGGCGGTCTCCGCCCTGCTCTATCCGGACGAGGTCCGCGCCGTGGCGGAGGAAGGCCACGAGATCGGCATCCATTCCTGGATCCACGAGGCCAATACCAGCCTGCCGCCGGGGGTGGAGCGCGACCTCACCTTCCGCGCCGCGGACACGCTGGAGAAGGTTTCCGGCCGCCGCCCGGTCGGCATCCGCACCGCCTCCTGGGACTTCTCGGTGGACACGATGTCCATCATCCGGGAGCTGGGGCTGCTCTACGATTCCAGCCTGATGGCGGATGACGATCCGTACGAGCTGGTCGCGGACGGCGAGCCCACCGGCATCGTCGAGCTGCCGCCGGAATGGATCCGCGACGACGCGCCCTACTTCAACTTCGTCCGCTTCTCCGCCCTGCGCCCCTACACCGCCCCCTCGGCGGTGGAGGAGATCTTCCGTGCCGAGTTCGACGGCGCCTATGCCGAGGGCGGGCTGTTCCTGCTGACCATGCACCCGCACGTCATCGGCCACCGCTCCCGCATCGCGCTGCTGGACCGGCTCGTGACCTACATCCGCGGCCATGGCGACGTCTGCTTCATGACCCACGAGGAGGTCGCGCGCTACTGCAAGGCGCAGGCGGCGGGCTGA
- a CDS encoding amidase, with product MSELPTDPALMGAEALLSLYARRALSPIEALKAVTERIARYNPWVNAFAALNPRALAQAGESEARWMAGRPLGPLDGVPVTVKDLLNVAGFPTRRGSRVSDPAPAAEDAPAVLGLKASGAVLLGKTTTTEYGWKTPGDCPLHGITRNPWNPRRTTGGSSSGAGAAGAACFGPLHVGTDAGGSIRIPAAFCGLVGVKPSYGRVPQWPQSAFGSVSVAGPMTRGVRDAALLLGAIGRADIRDPYCLPDDPRDWRDGIEDGVRRMRIALVRRLGFDAPLDAEGEAALHRALHWLQEAGAVVEEADPDLPDTRAVFARVWGAALARLVATTPEERREQLDPGLVEVARREGGMSAVEFLGAEALRAEVAHRMARFHLRYDLVLTACTPTAAFAADDPTVNPATALWRDWAPWTAAFNLTRQPAISVPAGLDAEGMPRAVQVAAAQGRDDLCFRAARVIERAANFPLADPGLAQKALRAAAQG from the coding sequence ATGAGCGAGCTTCCCACCGATCCGGCGCTGATGGGCGCCGAGGCGCTGCTGTCCCTCTATGCCCGCCGTGCCCTGTCCCCCATTGAGGCGCTGAAGGCCGTCACCGAGCGGATCGCCCGCTACAACCCCTGGGTCAACGCCTTCGCCGCGCTGAACCCGCGCGCCCTGGCCCAGGCGGGGGAGAGCGAGGCGCGCTGGATGGCCGGGCGCCCGCTCGGGCCCCTGGACGGCGTGCCGGTGACGGTGAAGGACCTGCTGAACGTCGCGGGCTTCCCCACCCGGCGCGGCAGCCGCGTCAGCGACCCGGCCCCGGCCGCCGAGGACGCGCCGGCGGTGCTGGGGCTGAAGGCGTCCGGCGCCGTGCTGCTGGGCAAGACCACCACCACGGAATACGGCTGGAAGACGCCGGGCGACTGCCCGCTGCACGGCATCACCCGCAACCCCTGGAACCCGAGGCGCACCACCGGTGGCTCCTCCTCCGGCGCCGGGGCGGCGGGGGCGGCGTGCTTCGGGCCGCTGCATGTCGGCACCGATGCCGGCGGCTCCATCCGCATCCCGGCGGCCTTCTGCGGCCTGGTGGGCGTGAAGCCGAGCTATGGCCGCGTGCCGCAATGGCCGCAGAGCGCCTTCGGCAGCGTGTCCGTGGCGGGGCCGATGACGCGCGGGGTGCGCGACGCGGCGCTGCTGCTGGGCGCGATCGGGCGGGCGGACATCCGCGACCCGTACTGCCTTCCGGACGACCCCCGCGACTGGCGCGACGGGATCGAGGACGGGGTGCGCCGGATGCGGATCGCCCTGGTGCGCCGCCTGGGTTTCGATGCGCCGCTGGATGCCGAGGGCGAGGCGGCGCTGCATCGGGCGCTGCACTGGCTGCAGGAGGCCGGGGCAGTGGTGGAGGAGGCCGATCCGGACCTGCCCGACACCCGGGCCGTCTTCGCCCGCGTCTGGGGCGCCGCGCTGGCGCGGCTGGTCGCCACCACGCCGGAGGAGCGGCGCGAGCAGCTCGATCCCGGCCTGGTGGAGGTGGCGCGGCGCGAGGGCGGCATGAGCGCCGTCGAGTTCCTCGGCGCCGAGGCGCTGCGGGCGGAGGTGGCGCACCGCATGGCACGCTTCCACCTGCGCTACGACCTGGTGCTCACCGCCTGCACGCCGACCGCGGCCTTCGCGGCGGACGATCCCACGGTGAACCCGGCCACGGCGCTGTGGCGCGACTGGGCGCCCTGGACCGCCGCCTTCAACCTGACGCGCCAGCCGGCGATCAGCGTGCCGGCCGGGCTGGATGCGGAGGGCATGCCGCGCGCCGTGCAGGTCGCGGCGGCGCAGGGGCGCGACGACCTCTGCTTCCGCGCCGCGCGGGTCATCGAGCGCGCGGCGAACTTCCCGCTGGCCGACCCCGGGCTGGCGCAGAAGGCGTTGCGCGCCGCGGCCCAGGGCTGA
- a CDS encoding aldo/keto reductase, translated as MAARRALLSAALLGTAALAARPAAAQTTPGSTGPAGALPANTPGQGGRWRPAQRLGLGGQPLSNGFGKVVSDADAVATVDAAWESGIRLFDTSPWYGLGRGERRIGTVLSSKPRDEFTLSTKIGRVLEPDAALALRRVANWANAPAFRYRYDYSADGTRRSIEDSLQRLGLSRLDIVFVHDLSPGNERDLGRPWQEAFEEARKGAFPTLQRLKEEGVIKAWGMGVNEPEPILAALEVTEPDIFLAATQYSLAEHAKALDGIIPAVRAKGASIMVGAPLNGGFLAGKERFNYGSGIPDAMLRKREQMRAVAREHEVDLRVAALHFLNAQPAVSCFVPGASHPDQPRQNAAAFRQAIPAAFWAQMREAGLIDRRAPNPAA; from the coding sequence ATGGCCGCCCGACGCGCCCTTCTCTCCGCCGCCCTGCTCGGCACCGCCGCCCTCGCCGCACGCCCGGCCGCCGCGCAGACCACGCCCGGCTCCACCGGGCCCGCAGGCGCCCTCCCGGCCAATACGCCCGGCCAGGGCGGCCGCTGGCGCCCGGCGCAGCGGCTCGGCCTGGGGGGCCAGCCGCTGAGCAACGGCTTCGGCAAGGTCGTCTCGGATGCCGATGCCGTCGCCACGGTCGATGCCGCCTGGGAGTCGGGCATCCGGCTGTTCGACACCTCGCCCTGGTACGGGCTGGGCCGCGGCGAGCGGCGCATCGGCACCGTGCTCAGCAGCAAGCCGCGCGACGAGTTCACCCTGTCCACCAAGATCGGCCGGGTGCTGGAACCGGATGCGGCGCTGGCGCTGCGCCGCGTCGCGAACTGGGCGAACGCCCCTGCCTTCCGCTACCGCTACGACTATTCCGCCGACGGGACCCGGCGCTCGATCGAGGACAGCCTGCAACGCCTCGGCCTGTCGCGCCTCGACATCGTCTTCGTCCACGACCTTTCGCCCGGCAACGAGCGCGACCTCGGCCGCCCCTGGCAGGAGGCCTTCGAGGAGGCCCGCAAGGGCGCCTTCCCCACGCTGCAGCGCCTGAAGGAGGAGGGGGTCATCAAGGCCTGGGGCATGGGCGTGAACGAGCCGGAGCCGATCCTGGCGGCCCTGGAGGTGACCGAGCCCGACATCTTCCTCGCCGCCACCCAGTATTCCCTGGCGGAGCACGCGAAGGCCCTGGACGGCATCATCCCCGCGGTGCGGGCCAAGGGGGCCTCCATCATGGTCGGCGCGCCGCTGAACGGCGGCTTCCTGGCGGGGAAGGAGCGCTTCAACTACGGCAGCGGCATCCCGGACGCGATGCTGCGCAAGCGCGAGCAGATGCGGGCGGTGGCGCGGGAGCACGAGGTGGATCTGCGCGTCGCGGCGCTGCACTTCCTCAACGCGCAGCCGGCGGTGTCCTGCTTCGTTCCCGGCGCCAGCCACCCGGACCAGCCACGCCAGAACGCGGCCGCCTTCCGCCAGGCCATCCCCGCCGCCTTCTGGGCGCAGATGCGGGAGGCCGGGCTGATCGACCGCCGCGCCCCCAACCCTGCGGCGTAG
- a CDS encoding M20 family metallopeptidase, with protein sequence MTDMNPAITDWLATQREAMLELLRAMVDTDGGSYDKAGVDAVGALVSRFCESHGIPVETIPGERFGDCLRATVAGGEGGMSGGNARRNILVMGHRDTVFPKGEPQRRPFHIEGGRAYGPGVADMKAGLVMNLFVLAGFAKFGGAPGPLVGLFTGDEEIGSPEGRPVIEAEARQARAVFNSEPGRPSGNVVTGRKGGVFMAFTIEGKAAHSGGNFEAGISAIEELARKVQAIHALTDLSRGITLNVGLVSGGQSVNTVAPLAEGQIDLRYVHPADRDETMGKIEAIIARAFVPGTRATLAIRGEFKALTQDDASARLFEGYRQAAAATGLSVDGEFTGGCADSGFTAAMGAPTLCAVGPVGGRAHSPEEYLEVDSLVPRAQALARAIAGLEATGL encoded by the coding sequence ATGACCGACATGAACCCCGCCATCACCGACTGGCTCGCCACGCAGCGCGAGGCGATGCTCGAGCTGCTGCGCGCGATGGTCGACACGGACGGCGGCTCCTACGACAAGGCCGGCGTCGATGCCGTGGGGGCGCTGGTCTCGCGCTTCTGCGAATCGCATGGCATTCCCGTGGAGACCATCCCGGGCGAGCGCTTCGGCGACTGCCTGCGCGCCACGGTGGCGGGCGGCGAGGGGGGGATGTCCGGCGGCAATGCCCGGCGGAACATCCTGGTGATGGGCCATCGCGACACCGTCTTCCCGAAGGGCGAGCCGCAGCGCCGGCCCTTCCATATCGAGGGCGGCCGCGCCTATGGCCCCGGCGTCGCCGACATGAAGGCGGGGCTGGTGATGAACCTGTTCGTCCTGGCCGGCTTCGCGAAGTTCGGCGGTGCGCCGGGACCGCTGGTGGGGTTGTTCACGGGCGACGAGGAGATCGGCTCGCCGGAGGGCCGGCCGGTGATCGAGGCGGAGGCGCGGCAGGCAAGGGCGGTCTTCAACAGCGAGCCAGGCCGTCCTTCCGGCAATGTCGTCACCGGGCGAAAGGGCGGGGTCTTCATGGCCTTCACCATCGAGGGCAAGGCGGCGCATTCCGGCGGCAACTTCGAGGCGGGCATCAGCGCCATCGAGGAACTGGCGCGCAAGGTGCAGGCGATCCACGCGCTGACCGACCTGTCGCGCGGGATCACCCTCAATGTCGGGCTGGTCAGCGGCGGGCAGAGCGTCAACACCGTGGCCCCGCTGGCCGAGGGGCAGATCGACCTGCGCTACGTGCACCCCGCCGACCGTGACGAGACCATGGGGAAGATCGAGGCGATCATCGCCCGCGCCTTCGTCCCGGGAACGCGCGCCACCCTCGCCATCCGGGGCGAATTCAAGGCGCTGACGCAGGATGACGCCTCGGCGCGGCTCTTCGAGGGCTACCGGCAGGCGGCCGCGGCGACCGGCCTGTCGGTCGACGGGGAGTTCACCGGCGGCTGCGCGGATTCTGGCTTCACCGCCGCGATGGGCGCGCCGACCCTTTGTGCGGTCGGCCCGGTCGGCGGCCGCGCGCACAGCCCGGAGGAGTATCTGGAGGTGGACAGCCTGGTACCGCGCGCCCAGGCCCTGGCCCGCGCGATTGCCGGGCTGGAGGCGACGGGGCTCTGA